The stretch of DNA AATTTTAAAATTTTCTTAGATATTATAAAGATATTTTTAACTATTATTCCAAATTAGCCATAAGCTATTTTTTCATACGAAACTTTACACTATCTATTCTGCTGATGTTTCAGTTGTTTCTATTACTTCTTCTTTAGTAGCTTCTTCTACTTTAGCAGCTTCTGCTTGTGTTTTGCTCTTTATATCAATTTTCCATCCTGATAACTTAGCTGCAAGTCTTACATTTTGACCTTCTTTACCTATAGCTAATGAAAGTTGATTATCATCTACAACAACTTTTGCTGATTTAGAGTTTTCATCTACTTTAACATTTAAAACTTTAGCTGGGCTTAAAGCACTTGCTATAAATTCTTCTGGATCTTTGCTCCATTTTATTATATCAATTTTTTCACCCTTAAGTTCATTAACTATGTTTTGAACTCTATTTCCCTTTGGTCCAACACAAGCACCCATTGGATCAACATTTTCATCATTTGAATAAACAGCAATTTTACTTCTTGAACCTGCTTCTCTTGAAATACTCTTTATTTCTACTACACCTTCAAATATTTCAGGAACTTCTAATTCAAATAATCTTTTAACTAATCCTGGATGTGTTCTTGAAACTAAAACTTGAGCTCCCTTTGATCCATTTTTAACTTCTACTACATATAATTTTAACTTTTCATTAAATTTATATTCTTCTCCTGGCATTTGTTCGTTAGGGCCTATTGAACCTTCTATTCTACCTAAGTTAACAAATACATTACCTTTGTCTTTTCTTAGTACAGTACCAGTTATTATATCATATTCTTGTTCTTTATATTCTGAATATACTATTGTTCTTTCTGCTTCTCTAATTCTTTGTGTTACAACCCCTTTAGCAAGTTGTGCTGCAACTCTTCCAAAGTTCTTTGGTGTAACTTCTAAATCAACTATATCATCTAAGTCATATCTTGGGCTAATTTCTTTAGCCTCCTCTATGCTTATTTCTGTTACTTCATCATATACATCTTCTACAACAACTTTTTGTGCATATACATGTATTTCTCCTGTTTCTCTATCTATAGTTACCTTTACATTTTGTGCTGATGTAGTTGGACTTGCATAATTTTTCTTATATGCCGCAACTAAAGCATCCTCTATAGTAGTAAATATTAAATCTTCGCTAATTCCCTTATCCTTAACAATTTCTTTAAGAGCACCTATAAACTCTTGGTTCATTTTTTACATCCTCCTTATTAAATTTCCCCTTCTAAATTGGCTGATTTTATTTTATCTTTTGGCACTGTTACTAAAGTTTCTGCCTCTATAACAATTGAATCATCTTTAACTTCTTTTAATATACCTTTTATGTTCTTTCTTCCATCTAATGACTTTGTAAATCTAATTAAAACTTCTTTGCCTATTTGTTTTTCAAAATGAACATCTGTATATAATCCTCTATTAAGACCTGGTGATGATACTTCAAGGAAATATGCTGTTGCAATAGGATCCTTTTCATCTAATATATCACTAACTCTTCTTGATAAAGCTTCACAATCTGATAAAGCAATTCCGCCTTCTTTATCTATATATATTCTTAAATAGTATTCTCCATTTTCCTTCACATACTCAATATGATAAATTTCATAATTTAATTCATCGGCTACAGGTCTTACTAATTGATCAATAGTTTGTATTAAGGCATCAATTTTCATACACTAACCCTCCTTTTCTATATTCAGTTTTTATTAGTTTAAAGCTTACTAAAAAACTATATTAAAAAAGCAACTAAGAGTAGTTGCATTTAAATAGAAAGAGCGGGCATCAAATCTTCCCACTCCAATCTCCAGCTATTAGTAAATTACTTTCTTATAAAATACTATCATAAATTACAAATTAAAACAAGGGGTAAGCTGGATAAATTACAAATACACTATATTTATTACTTACCCTTTATTTATAATTCTTATACCTTTTATATAAATTATAAAATTTATATCTAAAATAATGATAATTGATTAGTTTCAGGTAATCCATCTAAACAACCATGATTTGATAAGGTTTCTATAACAGTTTTTGACACTTTAGATCTTAACCTTAAATCTTCTTTTGAAATAAACTCACCATCTTTTCTTGCTTCTACTATACTCTTAGCAGCATTTTCTCCTACACCTTGTAGTGCATTTATAGGTGGTCTTATTCCATCCTTTTCAATTTTAAACTTCACTGCTTCTGATTCATATAAATTTACTTTTAAAAATTTAAATCCTCTTGCGTAAAGTTCATATGAAAGTTCTAAAACTGTAATCATTCCTTTATCTTTAACTGTAACTTTTGTTCCTAATTCATATAGTTCTTCAAGTCTTGCTTTAACTGCTGAAGCTCCTTTACAAATTAAATCCGCATCAAAATCATCAGCTCTTACTGTAAAATACGTTGTATAATATGCCTCTGGATAATAAACTTTATAATATGCAATCCTTACAGCCATCATAACATAAGCTACAGCATGACCTTTAGGGAACATATATTTTATTCTTTTACAAGATTCTATATACCAATCTGGAACATTATTTTCTTTCATTGTTTTTTCAAAATCCTCTGTAAGACCTTTTCCCTTTCTTACGCTTTCCATTATTGTAAATGCCATCTTAGGTGGTACTCCAGCATACATTAGATAAATCATAATATCATCTCTTGTAGATATACAATCTTTAAGAGTTGTATATCCTTCTTTTATAAAATGTTGTGCATTATTTAACCATACATCTGTACCATGGGATAATCCTGATATTCTAACTAAATCAGCAAAACTTTTAGGTTGAGTATCTACAAGCATACCTCTAACAAACTTGGTACCAAACTCAGGAAGTCCATAACTACCAACTTCACACCCTAATTCTTCTTTTGTTACTCCTAAAGCCTCTGGAGAGGTAAATAATGATATAACCTTCTCATCATTTAATGGTATTGTTTTAGGGTCTAATCCCGTTAAATCTTGAAGCATTCTAAGTACTGTAGGATCGTCGTGCCCTAATATATCAAGTTTTAAAAGTCTACCTGATATTGAATGATAATCAAAGTGTGTAGTAGTAACATCAGATGTTGGATCATCCGCGGGGCGTTGTATTGGTGTAAAATTATATATTTCATTATCACTTGGTACAACCATAATTCCCCCTGGATGTTGTCCTGTAGTTCTTTTAATACCAGTACACCCTATAGTTAATCTTTCTATTTCTGCATTAGAAGCTCTAAGGTTTCTTTCATCTAGATATTTTCTAACATATCCGTAAGCAGTTTTTTCAGCAACTGTACCTATGGTTCCAGCTTTAAAAACGAAACCTTTACCAAATAGCACCTCTGTGTATTTATGAACTTCACCTTGATATTCTCCTGAAAAGTTAAGGTCAATATCTGGTTCTTTATCACCTTCAAAACCAAGGAAAGTTTCAAAAGGTATGTCATGACCATCTTTTTTATATTTCGTTCCACATTCTGGACAAATTTTATCTGGTAAATCTGCACCCGAACTTACTGATCCATCTAAGAAAAACTCTGATTTTTTGCAATTTGGACAGACATAATGTGGTGGAAGTCCATTAACCTCCGTAATATCAGACATAGTGGCTACAAAGGATGATCCAACGGACCCTCTCGAACCAACTAAATATCCATCTTGCAATGATTTTGCAACTAGTTTTTGTGCTATAAGATAAAGTACTGCATATCCATTACTTATAATTGAATGTAGTTCTTTATCAAGTCTTTTCTGAACTACTTCTGGTAATGGATCTCCATAAATTGAATGAACTTTATTCATAGTCATAGCTCTTATTTCTTCATCTGCACCTTCAATTTTAGGAGGATATGTTTCATCTGGAATAGGCTTTATACCCTCTACTGCATCGGCTATTGCTTGTGGATTTTTAATAACTACCTCTTTTGCAACCTCTTCTCCAAGATATGAAAATTCTCTTAACATTTCTTCTGTAGTCTTTAAATATAATGGTGCCTGTTTATCTGCATCAGTAAAGCCTTTACCAGCCATTATTATACGTCTAAAAGCTTCATCATGTGGATCTA from Clostridium chauvoei encodes:
- the rimP gene encoding ribosome maturation factor RimP is translated as MKIDALIQTIDQLVRPVADELNYEIYHIEYVKENGEYYLRIYIDKEGGIALSDCEALSRRVSDILDEKDPIATAYFLEVSSPGLNRGLYTDVHFEKQIGKEVLIRFTKSLDGRKNIKGILKEVKDDSIVIEAETLVTVPKDKIKSANLEGEI
- the nusA gene encoding transcription termination factor NusA, with the translated sequence MNQEFIGALKEIVKDKGISEDLIFTTIEDALVAAYKKNYASPTTSAQNVKVTIDRETGEIHVYAQKVVVEDVYDEVTEISIEEAKEISPRYDLDDIVDLEVTPKNFGRVAAQLAKGVVTQRIREAERTIVYSEYKEQEYDIITGTVLRKDKGNVFVNLGRIEGSIGPNEQMPGEEYKFNEKLKLYVVEVKNGSKGAQVLVSRTHPGLVKRLFELEVPEIFEGVVEIKSISREAGSRSKIAVYSNDENVDPMGACVGPKGNRVQNIVNELKGEKIDIIKWSKDPEEFIASALSPAKVLNVKVDENSKSAKVVVDDNQLSLAIGKEGQNVRLAAKLSGWKIDIKSKTQAEAAKVEEATKEEVIETTETSAE